Proteins encoded within one genomic window of Nonomuraea gerenzanensis:
- a CDS encoding FMN-binding negative transcriptional regulator — translation MWTAPRYAAGDPAHEADLIRENPFALVVSTVDGVPVATHTPVLLGEEGTLVGHMARANPHWRSFASGPEVLVVFSGPHGYVSPTVYGTDPAVPTWDYAAVHVTGRVELLDDALEVVEATVAAAESLRSPSWEPTPASRERFRALLPGVVAFRVHVRTQQSVFKLSQDIDAERYARVRASAAAENPRLAELMDRS, via the coding sequence ATGTGGACAGCTCCGCGGTACGCGGCCGGGGACCCCGCCCACGAGGCCGACCTGATCAGGGAGAACCCGTTCGCCCTGGTCGTCAGCACGGTGGACGGCGTGCCCGTGGCCACGCACACGCCCGTCCTGCTGGGCGAGGAGGGGACGCTGGTCGGGCACATGGCCAGGGCCAACCCGCACTGGCGCTCGTTCGCCTCGGGGCCTGAGGTGCTCGTCGTCTTCTCCGGGCCGCACGGTTACGTCTCGCCCACCGTGTACGGCACCGACCCCGCCGTCCCGACCTGGGACTACGCGGCCGTGCACGTGACCGGCCGGGTGGAGCTGCTGGACGACGCGCTGGAGGTGGTGGAGGCCACCGTGGCGGCGGCCGAGTCGCTGCGCTCGCCGTCGTGGGAGCCGACGCCCGCCTCCCGGGAGAGGTTCCGCGCGCTGCTGCCCGGGGTAGTGGCCTTTCGCGTACATGTTCGTACGCAGCAGAGCGTGTTCAAGCTGAGCCAGGACATCGACGCCGAGCGGTACGCCCGTGTCCGCGCCTCCGCCGCCGCCGAGAACCCGAGGCTCGCCGAGTTGATGGACAGGTCATGA